The Sphingomonas sp. NBWT7 nucleotide sequence GCTAGGAAACCGGGGAGTTGCCCCTGGTCGAATCCGGCGGGCCGGGGGACGTGAGAATGAAGGCGACGATCGAACGCGCGACGCTCCTGAAGGGGCTGAGCCATGTGCAATCGGTGGTGGAGCGTCGCAACACCATTCCGATCCTGTCGAACGTCCTGCTCGAGGCGACGGCGGAGGGCACGCTGCGGCTAATGGCGACCGATCTCGATCTTCAAATCAACGAGAACGTCGCCGCCGCGGTCGATCAGCCCGGCGCGACGACCGTTTCGGCGCACACGCTGTTCGACATCGCGCGCAAGCTCCCCGAGGGCGCGCAGGTCTCGCTCACCGCCGCCGACGGCCGCATGGCGATCGTCGCGGGCCGCGCGCGCTTCTCGCTCGGCACGCTGCCGCGCGACGACTTCCCGGTGATCGCCGAGGGCGAGCTGCCGACGCAGTTCGAGATGCCCGCCGAGGCGCTGAAGCAGATCATCGACAAGACGCGCTTTGCGATCTCGACCGAAGAAACGCGCTACTATCTCAACGGCATCTTCTTCCACGTCGCCGATGCCGACGGATCGCAGCCCGTACTGAAGGCCGCGGCGACCGATGGCCACCGCCTCGCGCGCGTCACGCTGCCCCGCCCCGAGGGTGCGGAAAACATGCCCGACGTCATCGTGCCGCGCAAATGCGTCGCCGAACTGCGCAAGCTTCTCGACGAGGTCGACGGCTCGGTCGGCGTATCGCTCAGCGGCACCAAGATCCGCTTCGATCTCGGCAAGGCGATCCTCACGTCGAAGCTGATCGACGGCACCTTCCCCGATTACAGCCGCGTCATCCCGACCGGCAACGACAAGATCCTGAAGCTCGACCCGTCCGCCTTCATGGAGGGCGTCGACCGCGTCTCGACAATCGCGACCGAGAAGACGCGCGCGGTCAAGATGGCGCTCGATCGCGACAAGATCACGCTGTCGGTGACGAGCCCCGAGAACGGCACCGCGGCAGAGGAAGTCCCCGGCGAATATGTCGCCGCGCCGTTCGAGATCGGCTTTAACAGCCGCTACCTGATGGACATCCTCGGCCAGATCGACGGCGACGTCGTCGAAGTTCACCTCGCCGATGCCGCCGCACCGACGCTTATCCGCGAGAACGACAAGGCGCCTGCGCTATACGTCCTGATGCCGATGCGCGTCTGATCCGTGGCCCCGGAGGCGCGTGCAGCTGCCGCTCGGTCACGCGCCGGTATTAGTTTCCGAAGTGATACTGCAACGTGAAGCTCTGAACGCCGTGCGGCGACGCACCTCCCGGCGCTTAGCCATCAACGTGAAATGGCAGCAGCGCCGATCGACCGAGCCTGCCGGTCGATCGGCGCCACCTCCATCAGTCGACGCCCTTGCTTCCCCGCGGAGTCAGTTGCCCCGGCGAGATAAAGCCGATCGGCTGGATCGCCGCGGCATCCTGTTTGAGCTTCGCCGCGATCTGTTGATAGTCGCGCTCCATCTCCGGCGTCACGCTCGCGCGAGACTCGTTCAGCGCCGCCAGGAAATGCGACTGGCGCACCTCGCGCGTGTCGAGTGATTCGCGCAGCGCGATCAGACCCGCGCGTCGCACCACGTCCTCCAGATCGGCACCGGTGAAGCGGTCGGTACGCTCAGCAATCGCGTCGAGATCGACGTCGTCGGCAAGTGGCATCTTCTGCGTCTGGATCGCCAATATTCGTCGCCGCCCCTGTGCCGTCGGCACCGATACGTAGATCAGCTCGTCGAACCGCCCCGGGCGCAGCAGCGCCGGATCGATCAGGTTGGGGCGATTGGTCGCGCCGATCACCACCACCGACTGCAATTCCTCCAGTCCGTCCATCTCGGCGAGGATCGTGTTGACGATCCGCTCTGTCACCTGCGGCTCGCCCATTCCGCCGCCGCGCGCCGGCACTAGGCTGTCGAGTTCGTCGATGAAGATCACCGTCGGCGCCACCTGCCGTGCGCGGGCGAAAAGCTTGGCGATCTGCTGCTCGCTCTCGCCATACCACTTGCTCAAGAGGTCGCTCGACTTGGTGGCGATGAAATTCGCCTCCGCCTCGCGCGCCACCGCCTTGGCGAGCAACGTCTTGCCCGTTCCCGGCGGCCCGTAGAGCAGGAACCCCTTCGCCGGGCGGATGCCCAGCCGCCGGAACGCGTCCGGATCCTTCAGCGGCAGCTCGACGCCTTCCTTCAACCGCATCTGCGCGTCGTCGAGCCCCCCGACATCGTCCCAGCGAACCGTCGGCGCCTGCACCATCACCTCGCGCATCGCGCTCGGCTGCACGCGCTTCAGCGCCTCCATGAAGTCCTCGCGCGTCACCGCCAGCGTATCGAGCACCTCGGGCGGAATGGTGCGTTCCTCCAGGTTGAGCCGCGGCATGATCCGCCGCACCGCCTCGATCGCCGCCTCACGCGTCAGCGCGGCGAGATCGGCACCCACGAAGCCGAAGGTGGTCCGCGCCAGCTCGTCGAGGTCGACGCGGTCGCCCAGCGGCATGCCGCGCGTGTGGATGCCCATGATCTCGCGGCGCCCGCGCTCGTCGGGCACGCCGACCACGATCTCGCGGTCGAAGCGTCCCGGCCGACGCAGCGCCTCGTCGATCGCTTCGGGCCGGTTGGTCGCCGCAATGACAACCAGATTGGCGCGCGCTTCCAGCCCGTCCATCAGCGTGAGCAGCTGCGCGACGAGGCGCTTCTCAGCTTCGCCCGATACCTGGCCCCGCTTCGGCGCGATCGAATCGATCTCGTCGATGAACACGATCGACGGCGCGTTCTTCGCCGCTTCCTCGAACACCTGCCGCAGCCGCCCCTCGCTCTCGCCATAGGCGGAGCCCATGATCTCGGGGCCGTTGATCAGGAAGAACTGCGCATCGCTCTCGTTGGCGACGGCGCGCGCCAGTCGCGTCTTGCCGGTGCCGGGCGGGCCATGGAGCAGCACGCCCTTGGGCGGATCGACGCCCAACCGCTGGAACAGCTCGGGATAGCGCAACGGCAGCTCGACCATCTCGCGCAGCTGGTCGATCGTGCCCGCCATC carries:
- the dnaN gene encoding DNA polymerase III subunit beta, with the protein product MKATIERATLLKGLSHVQSVVERRNTIPILSNVLLEATAEGTLRLMATDLDLQINENVAAAVDQPGATTVSAHTLFDIARKLPEGAQVSLTAADGRMAIVAGRARFSLGTLPRDDFPVIAEGELPTQFEMPAEALKQIIDKTRFAISTEETRYYLNGIFFHVADADGSQPVLKAAATDGHRLARVTLPRPEGAENMPDVIVPRKCVAELRKLLDEVDGSVGVSLSGTKIRFDLGKAILTSKLIDGTFPDYSRVIPTGNDKILKLDPSAFMEGVDRVSTIATEKTRAVKMALDRDKITLSVTSPENGTAAEEVPGEYVAAPFEIGFNSRYLMDILGQIDGDVVEVHLADAAAPTLIRENDKAPALYVLMPMRV
- a CDS encoding CDC48 family AAA ATPase, whose protein sequence is MADADTTTHKLQVANARPEDSGRGIAHLPRAFMASMGLSDGDVIEIVGKKATPARAVGPYQEDEGLALVRIDGLQRANAGVGSGDFVEVRRAESKPATRVVFAPAAQNLRLQGSTVALKRTFIGRPLCQGDVIATAGHQRVANMPPGMAQYVNAPAYALQEIRLVVVSAAPKGIVHIDENTEIELRPEYEEPNDARRADVTYDDIGGMAGTIDQLREMVELPLRYPELFQRLGVDPPKGVLLHGPPGTGKTRLARAVANESDAQFFLINGPEIMGSAYGESEGRLRQVFEEAAKNAPSIVFIDEIDSIAPKRGQVSGEAEKRLVAQLLTLMDGLEARANLVVIAATNRPEAIDEALRRPGRFDREIVVGVPDERGRREIMGIHTRGMPLGDRVDLDELARTTFGFVGADLAALTREAAIEAVRRIMPRLNLEERTIPPEVLDTLAVTREDFMEALKRVQPSAMREVMVQAPTVRWDDVGGLDDAQMRLKEGVELPLKDPDAFRRLGIRPAKGFLLYGPPGTGKTLLAKAVAREAEANFIATKSSDLLSKWYGESEQQIAKLFARARQVAPTVIFIDELDSLVPARGGGMGEPQVTERIVNTILAEMDGLEELQSVVVIGATNRPNLIDPALLRPGRFDELIYVSVPTAQGRRRILAIQTQKMPLADDVDLDAIAERTDRFTGADLEDVVRRAGLIALRESLDTREVRQSHFLAALNESRASVTPEMERDYQQIAAKLKQDAAAIQPIGFISPGQLTPRGSKGVD